The following nucleotide sequence is from Pseudobdellovibrionaceae bacterium.
ACTATGCATATAGGGCATATAGAGAAAATACCGCCGTCCAACTGGTAACAGATGGTCTTCTTTTGCCTCCACTGCCTGTTTTGCGCACTCAAGAGCCAGAATATCATAGGCAAATGCCTCAGGCGTGTCCCGGAACATGTTTCGCGAAAACTGATCAAGGACAATGACTTCTGCCAACCGCCCCACAGGTGACCGCCGCCAACCCATCAAGCTTTTCTGAGCCGCAGCCCGATGGACCTGGAGGAAGCGATTTTTGATCAAGTCATCAAGCTTTGGATCTTTGGTCCACCACTGTTTAGGACTAAGCTCCTCAAACCAAAAACTTAAAACCAAATTTAGATCGAACTCTTCACCCATTAATCAGTTACCTTTTTCACAAACTGAGACTTCAGCTGCATATCACCAATACCCTTGATCTTGCAGTCGATATCATGGTCCCCATCGACCAGTCGAATTCCTTTGACCTTAGTTCCGACTTTGACCACTAAAGAGGAACCTTTGACTTTCAGGTCCTTGATGACGGTAACCGTATCTCCATCTTGAAGAACATTGCCATGGGCATCCTTAACAACCTTCTCCTCTGAAACCTCTTCTGCTACGACCTGATCCGACCACTCATGACCGCATTCAGGACAAACAAAGAGTTCTCGGTCCAGGTAGGTGTACTCCGAATGACACTTGGGGCAATTTGGCAATTCACTCATTGGCTATGGCTCCTTTTCTACAATTCATATATGCTGGCGAGGTTTCTGTCTAGGCTCGGGCGTTAATTGGACTTGGGGAGGTGCGGGTGAAAAAAGGCGCGGCCATTACGTTGGGGAGTATCGCAGGCTTGTGGGTGGCCCTAACCCTCTTTGTGCAACTTCGCACGGTGGATTCTGTTAAAGTGCATGGTCCTGAGAACTTCCAAAGATCTATGTTAATCGCCTACCAGCCCGATCCTTTTTACCCTTTGGATAAAAAAATTGCCCAGGCCGTCACCCAGGAGTTTGTTGGCCGAGAGTGGCGGGTGGTGGTTGCAACTCACGGCTCCGCGAACTTTCCGTCCACGGACAAATTTGACCTCATTGTGGTTATTGCCAACACTTATAACTGGCGTCCAGACTGGAAGACAACATCCTGGATTTCCAAGTCAGATTTCAAGAACAAGAGGGTGGTCGCCTTTACCCTTGGTGCAGGCAGTACCGAATGGGCGCAGCTGGCACTCGAACAGGCGATCGCAGATTCCGGCGCCGATCTCATTACGAGCAAGACCTATTGGCTATTGCGACCAAATGATGAGAACAAACTGGATCAAAAAAACAGCCAGGTTGCTGTTGATCTGGCCGTTCAGGAAATCAATCGCCTCTCTCTGTAGTTAACTATCCGAGAGCTCTTGAAATAATCTCCACAGGAGAAATGGTGCCAGCCGCAATATTCTGCACCATGTTTTGAATCCTCACTGGAGTGCTGGCACGCATGAGAGTGTGAAGACCTAAGGGTGGCGGCCCATCAGCCTCCATCTTGGCCCTCATGTTCTTGAAAAATTCCATGGCTGATTCTTTTTGGTTGGCTTCTGTTACAACATCGAAGCCAGCCGCCTTTAAAGCCTCTTTGTACTGACGAGGAGAAGCGAGCTTGCAAATTTCCTGCTCTGAGGCCCAGGGCACAGGGTAGGTCATTTCGCCGGGCTGGATCTGCATAACGTCGTAGACCCCAAAGACCCCCCCGGGCTTGAGAACTCTGTTGATCTCAGTGAACAACTTCTCTTTGTCTTCAATATTCATCCCCACATGGAGCATATAGGCGCGATCAAAGCTGTTATCCTCAAAGGGAAGATCCAGGGCATTGCCGTGAACAAGATTCACCCGATTGTTCAATTTCACCCAAGAACAGAGTGAATTACCCGTAGCGATGTACTCTTCCGTTAGGTCCACGCCAGATACCTGGCAATTGAAAGTTTTGGCGACATATCGGGCAGCCCCTCCAAGTCCACAACCGACATCAAGAACCCGACTGTCCTTTTGAACGCCCAGCTGCTTCAGCAGGCGATCAGTGGCCACCCTTCCGCCAATGTGGAATTCATCAACTGGACCTAGGTCCTCCACGGTCACGGTTTCCAGGGTCTTGCCCAGCTTTTCAATTCCCGCCTGAATAGCCGCGAGCAGTGATCCATGTTGATAGTTCTGAGCTACTTTCTGATCTGTAGACACATCATCCCCCCTGGTGGTGAGATCCAGGATAACAGGTTCATGGATGATGTGGAGTAAAGAACTCCTTTATTATACCTTCAGGACCCAGACCTAGTCCGGCTGACTCCAAAATACCTCTGTTTGGTAATCGATGCGCACCACTCCGTTCGTTTGGTGCTTATCAAACAAGTCCTTCAGTTCTTTAATCATCAGCGGATATCCAGGATGGTCTTGGTTGGGAATGTAGGATGAAGAAACCAAACGCCCCTTAAATCCTTCAAAATCGAATTCTTGAAAATTTGCAAAAGTAGCTCGGCTCGGAGCCTGGCCAAAAAACTTGGTTACACTTTCGCCCGCACTGATGTTGCGGTGATTGATCTGCTCATAGTCTGTACTATGACGGACAATCAGGTCTTCATAGGCCGCTGCGAACTCACCTTCAGTTTTCCTATCGTTCCAGACAAACATAATGTGTCCACCAGGTCTTAGAATCCTAGAAAACTCTTTGCCTGTTGCCTCGGGTTCAAACCAATGAAACGCTTGAGCTGCGGTGACCACTTCCACCGACCGAGATTCCAACCCCGTCGCCTCAGATGATCCCGATATTGAATGAAAATTCTGGTAGTCATGGAGAAGCCTTTCAGCCGCCATACGCATCTCCTGATTAGGCTCGATCGCGTAGACCCGATTGCCGTTTTTCAATAAGAGCTCAGAAAAAATACCCGTGCCCGATCCTACATCGGCTATCGAGTGGTGAGTCTCTAATCCCATCTCTTCCTGCATCAATTTTATAATTTCTGCCGGGTAACCTGGACGGTACTTAATGTAGTTTTCAACACGGTCAGAGAACCGACCGGTGGGATTGTGGCGATGACCTTCCATTTGCCTCCAAAAAGTTGTAGCCCATGTACTTGTCACGGTTAGAAGAGCATTTTATTCTCTTTAGGGTCAAGCATAGGGAGTGTGCGTTCCAATCAGGCGGTGGACATGAACCCATTGATAAAGCTCATTAGCGCCGGTTTTGTTTTTGGCATCAAAGGCCTAAGCCTTGTGCTTTACAAAACCGAAGATCATTGGCTCACGCCAAAGGATCAAATTGACTGGGAAGACCTGCGCCTAGTCATTGCCCTCAACCACACCAGCCTGTTTGAACCTCTGTTTATTTCGGTCATTCCCAACTATCGTCTTTGGAGAGCCATTGAGCGATTGGTCGTTCCAATCGCGGATGTGACGATGAAACGCCCTTTGGTCGGCCGCCTATTCAAGTATTTTGTGCCCAATTGTATTCCCATTACCCGCAAGCGGGACGAGACTTGGGATCAGTACCTAAATCGGGCCCGGGACAAGAACTCGCTGATGTTTATTTTTCCGGAAGGACGCATGAAGCGCATCGATGGCCTGGACAAACATGGCAACCCAATGAGTGTTAAGGGCGGCGTGGCCGATATTCTCGCAGAGTTGGATGGTGGAAAAATTCTCATTGCCTACTCTGGCGGACTCCATCACGTCCAGGCACCCGGCCAGTCTGTTCCCAAAGTCTTTAAACGCATCAAGGTCGCCTTTGAGCAGCTGGATGTTCAGGAGTACAAGGCGTCGTTGGCCGCTGACGACGCCCATGATTTCCGCAAAAAAGTCATCGCTGACTTGGAAGACCGCATGCACCAACACTGCAAGGAGATTGAGTCGTGAACAGACAGCTATTTCTCATTTTCAGCCTTGTGGCTCTATTGCATGTACCTGTGGCGACCGGACAGATGGCCATTCGCATTGATCATGACGAGAACGACTGTGTCGACGGGTGGATCTCAATGGATGTGAGGGTTCAGGTGGGCTTTGAGACCTTTGACTTCAATCCGTCTTGCAGCTTTAGCTTCAATGACAGTTTTGCAACAGAAGACGGCATCCAGTGTGAGATCGCAGCAGGGATGTGCTCTGCCTTTTCACCTTACAACCGAATTGAAGTTTCATGTGAAGATGGCTCCAGCGACGGAGTCGATGTTAAATGTCCAGACTAGGACTACACCGGCCTACTTCGATTGAGCCCCGGTGAAAGCCACTTCTGTACTGACATAGTAGCTGCCGCTGGGAGAATCACTAAAGCTGGCGATCTTGAGATCGAGGCGGTACTTCCCTTTTTGCTGCTGCTTTTTAAGTACGTGAAGTAACTTGTCGTAGGCGGCCTTGTCGTCCTTTACGATATCGACCAAGAAGTAGGAATTGGCCGGCCCCTCTTTGAGTTGCATCATCACTTCGATACTGTCTTTTCCGGGGCTAACCTTAAGAACTTTGACATCGTCCAATTCCGCAGCCATGGCAACACCTGATAGGAAAAATAGGCCCACTAATAGCAGATTTAAAAAAGCACTTTTCATATATTCATACCTCATCTTGAACCCTTTGCTCCGACACCACTTCCCTCGATCATCGGCCTGGCTATCCAACCCTTGCCCATGATAGCCCTCATAAGCTGATCCGCACCTGATACCTCCCTAAAGGTACACTTTGCACACGTAACATCAATTTGATCTTTCTTGTATTTATAGGGGTAAATGAACTCTTTAAAGTTGAAATCAGCGATTCCCTCTGCGTAAGCAATGACTTGATAATCATTTTCAAGAGCTCCACGAATGCTTCTTTTAACGCAGGCGCCACCGTTGGCCCCGGTAATCAACAAGGTCCCGATGTCTTGTTCCTTCAGATGTTCCATCAGCGGGCCGCGAAATGAGTTCCGGGGGTCAAACATTCCATCACGGTCCTTTTGAAAGTACCTGACCCGCTTGTAGTCGCCAATGGCCTTCTTGAGAGCTGCGTTTGTGTCACCATAGTTTTCGTATTCCACCACCACGATAGGCAGCCCCAACTCTTTGGCTTTCTGGATCGCAACGACCTGACTGTCAATGATCTGATCCACCTTGGCTTGGTTTTCATCTGTTCCATGATTGCGGTTACGGGTAACAAACCTAGGCTGCATATCAATAATAACCAAGGCCGTTCCCTCGCCGCCTGCTATTGCTGTGGAGACGGCTATCGTCAACACCATCAAAAGGGAGAAACCCATCACCAGGATTTCTCTGTAAGCCTTAAATCTTTTCAAATGTATTCCCCCGGTCCAGGAGCCACTTGCAAACCCCTAAATTCTTAAAGAATTGTTCGGCTTTGCAGCCTGTAAATTTGAGGAAATCCATACCTAGGACTAGACCGCTTCTCTGACTCAATCTTCGGACTCAGGCGCCGACGCCTCATCAAATTGGGCGGGATTCTTCCAGGCTCCTGTCGCCCTATCCACTTCAACACTGAACTCCCAATTTCCGGATCGGGAGTTCAGTTCAACAAAATAGCTCCCAGCCTTGGGCTGGACCTTGATATAGGCCTCCTTGTTTAAGGCCTCAAGACCGACGGAGTAATCACCAAAACTGCTCTTTTCGAATTTGCCGTTTTTTCTGAAGCTTGCATCGATAAACTCGATCTCTTCGGCTGTAACTTGCGTGTTTTGCTTGGCGAGCTCGACGAAAAAGGCGTTCACTGGTGTCTCCACGGTTTTTTTGTCTTCGTGCTTACAGGCCAACCCCGTCACGAGGAAGAGAGCCAGGATTGTAGTTTTGAATAATCGCCCTCTTCTCACTTGCACCTCTCGAAATCTAGTATAAGTTCTTCCCATGAAGTTACAAGGAGCAAGCCATGAACCCTTGGCATGATGTCTCTCTCGGTTCTGATATCCCTCACGCCTTTCCCGCCATTATCGAAGTTCCAAAAGGATCTAAGAACAAGTATGAACTCGACAAAGAGACAGGGCTGATCCGCGTGGACAGAGTTTTGTTTAGCTCGGTTCAGTATCCGGCCAACTATGGTTTTATCCCAAAGACCTACTGTGAGGACAACGACCCTCTGGATGTTTTGGTACTGGGCCAGGAGCCGGTTTACCCGCTGACGATCTTAACAGCAAAGCCCATTGGTCTGATGAAGATGAGCGACCAAGGTGAGTCCGACGATAAAATTATTGCGGTTCACGCCAATGACCCTGAGTACGCTCATTACAGTTCGATCACAGAGCTTCCGCCTCATCGCATGGCAGAGGTAAAAAGGTTCTTTGAAGACTATAAGGCCTTAGAGCACAAAACCGTGGTGGTAGAGGAGTTTTTGGGTGCGACCCACGCGATCAAGAGCCTGGAGGCCGCCATTGAGTTGTATAAAAAGAAGTTTCCCTGATCGTATGGCTTAAGCTTTTACTTAAGACAGTCGGGAAATTTCACATATCCCAGACAGCGACCGTAATGCTCGTAGGTGTCCTCGCGAAACAAAAACCCATTGGCATCCAACTTTTCCAGATCCACCATTCTCAGCGGCTGCACATCGTTGTACCAACTCCCCTTGGGCCCGGGCATGAGGTAGCAGGTTCCCTCTCCACCCTGAGCAAGCGCCGCATTGGTGCAATAGAATCTCTCGCCAGCCAAGGTGCACACCAAAGTGGGGCTTATGCCCTCAGACGGAGAGACACACCTGAGGTTGGCGTAGGCGCCAGAGGCACCACCAACAGAGATCATTATCATAAGTATTTTCAATAGCTTATGGGCAAGGGGGCGTTTGAAGGAGCAAAAATTGTTCGACATCTGTTCAACCTCTGGTTCACCAGGCTCAACCAGTTTTAGCTCTCCTGGATACAACTAGAGTTAACTCAATTTGAGTGCCAAGTCGGCGGTGTAGATAGTCGCCGATGTCGCCCTAAAAATGAGCATTAGGGCTCAGATATCGGCCTAGGATTGAAGATTAAATCTCCCGAGGAGGGAACATAGTCAGATCGAACCTCTCCGGACTCTTCGCTCAAGGCCTTCACGCCCAGTCGGGAAAATAGACCTGGAACACTCCAATACCTGTTGGTCCCTTTGTCAAAATAGTAAAGACTCATGTGAAGATGGGGAACCAGACTGACTCCCGAATTGCCCACACGACCCAAATAATCTCCCACATTTATCGTAGATCCAACGACGACGGACTCAGGTATGGAGTTCCTTTTGAAGTGAAGAAGGTAGAGGTAGAAGTTCCCACCCAAATGGATACCCACGTAGTTGCCGTCTTGTCTCGCCGTAAACTCCCCGCCCTCTAATTTAGCTGGATTATCTGGCTGATTTCGAACCACCTCAACGACCTTGCCCTGCACCGGAGACCAAACCTTCTTGTTCCAGACAACAAAGTCGCTATTGCGGCGCCCGCTCCTCCGATAACTTAGCTTGGTCCGGGAATCGAGCTTCACCAGATCCCAGGCAAAATCCCCGAAACCACTTTCGTTATTGTGGTGGTGCTCCTTGTTGCCGTTGATGACATAGGCCTCTCCCTCCAGGGGTGAGCGGAGAATGGTCAGATTGTTCGCCTTCAAATACGAGTGGAAAGCCGCCACGTCTGCCTCACCAGGTCTCGGCAAGTCCTCTCGCTTTTTTGCCTCAACGACACGCAAGGGCTGATCCGGGCGGGATGGATTAAATACGAGAGCAAAATAGCTGTCTTTGGATCCCCACCACCAGTTCTTGGCCTCAACGACGTGAAGGACTCTCTCTGTTGAAGCGATATGGGGCTTGGCAACGGCCGGACGGCAGCGAAGAGCAGCACTAGCTGACCACTGGGCCAACATCCATAGAACTGCAAAGATAAGGAATCTCATTCTGCGAACCGACATCGCTCCATCATTAAGCACATTCGGTGCCACTAGGCCACTACTCGCGCAAATAGTTGATTCCACCAGAAAAGTTTTCACCAGGTCAGGGCACCGCCTCCCCCCACCTCAATGCCAAGCTGGACTTACATTTTGGCCCGAAAATCCGATCTATGAAGGTGATGGGTTACTCGATACATGTTTCATTTTGCCCGCTTCAGGATTCGCCATGTCCATAGGTCGAATGGGTAAGTACCAGCTTTTTGAGGTTCTCGGCACAGGCGGCATGGGTGAGGTCTACCTGGCCCGAAGTCAGGAAGCTGAATGTATTAGTAAGCTTGTAGCCCTCAAGAAAATTCGACCCGATCTCACGCAAAATGAAAAAATGAAGGCCTTGTTTCGTAGCGAGGCACTTATGGCCATTCGCCTCGATCACAGCAACATTGCCACCGTCTATGAACTCGGAGTGGACCGCGACACCTTTTATTTGGTGATGGAATACGTGGGCGGTATTAGCCTTCGCGATTTGATGTCACGGCAAATGAAAGGTGAGATAGATCTCCCTCCTGAGGTGGCTATTCATTTGGTGTTGGAAATTGGCAAGGCACTCTCTTACGCCCATCGCTTTGTTGATCCCGAAACTCAAGGTGCGGCCCCCGTGGTTCACCAGGACGTGAGTCCTCACAATGTCCTGTTGAATTTTGAGGGGGAAGTTAAACTGATAGATTTTGGCGTTGCCCGCATGGATGCCACCAGCCAGGCCTCCACCCTTAGTGGCGTCATGGGCAAGGTGGATTACATGAGCCCCGAGCAGGCTCAAGGCGGCATCGTCGACTCGACGACCGACATTTTTGCTCTTGGTTTACTGCTGTGGGAAATGCTCAGCGGCAAACGCTACTATGAGTGGGACTCACTCAAGACCATTCACAAAAAGCTTCTCAAAGGAGAGCCCGTCAAAGCGCTGGACAAGAAAGTCGTCGACCACCATAAATTGAATTACATTCTAGGCAAGATGTTAGCACCCAACTCGGGAAGCCGCTATCAAACCGCAGACGCTTTTTTGTTGGAGCTCCAAGAGTATTACCACACCACCCATCCCAAATACAGCCAGGCCCAATTGCGCCGCTCACTCAAAAAATTCTTCGCCCAAGAGCACCAGGCTCACCTGAGCCGTCTGCAGAAGCACAGCTATCACACAGACGAAAAACTCGAAAAGGCTGGTTGAATCGCTTTTACTGCGATCTCTGGCCCAAAAAAGAAGGCTCCCTAGGAGCCTTCTACAACAATGGTTCTCTATTTGCTTTTTGTTCGGAGGAAGTCAGTTTTAGGGCTGACAGCGTCTGAGAATTTTTGTCAGCTGCCGGCCGTCGGCTTTAGTGATAGTGACTTTACCACAAAGGCCGGTATTGAAATCGTAGATCTTTTCTTTGGCAAAGTTCTCGCTGGAGAGTTGCTTAGTCAACTTGCCAGAGACTGGGCAGTCACAGTCTTTGCTAAAGGCTAAGTCTTCGTAAATGGCCTTGGAGTCCACCTTTAATATGTTGTGGTTCACCAAAATTGTTCCGCTTTGGATAACCAGGTCGCCGTTGGCCCTTGAGCCAAGGACAACTAGGTCGCTTTCAGTTTGCACTGACTGATCACCACGCACGCTCACTCCATCTCGACGGATCACTTGCCGATGAAGGCCAGCGATTTCAAAGTTCCGCACGTTGGCTCCGAAAGTTGTCATCACACCACCACCAAGGGACTCACCTTTGTAGTTACTGTGATCAAGCGAATTCCACTTGATTTGGTATTCCCAAAAGTTATTCAACTTTGTGACGCCATCAGAGGTTCTGATAAGACTTCCCGACTGAGGCAAGTCGCCACCAGAAATCCAATCATTACAGGTGGCAGCACTGTCAAAGGCCAATAGGACCTGACCACTCAAGGTGAATTGATCCCAGAATCCAGCCGTACAACTGCCGAAGTCAGCAACAATGGATTGACCATCGGCTGAAGATGAACAGTCTGGGGACCCAAGAGCAGGGGTATAGGGATGCTCTGAGCAATCAATGCCACCACGCTTGAGCATAGGACTGATCTTTTGCAGACCACCTCCGCCGCCTTCGGCGAACTCTTGAGCGGCCTCTTCGTAGGCGCCGAGTGACATTTCAACAAAGTCTTCGTCTTCATCTCCCAACGTACCCACGCCGTTTTGAACCGGCTTTTGCGTACAGTTCATCAGGGCGAGGCTCATCAGAAGCACTATAGAATGCGTCCATATATTGGTAGCGGGTTTCACGGCTATCTCCTTTGGGTAAGCGTCCGTTGCAAGGGAAACCCCCAGGAGAGCCAAAAGTTGCGGCTATTTTCTTAAATTTAATGGCATCTGACGGTGGCTGTATAGGTGTAGCAGGGGACGCCAAATAGGCTCGGGCTACATTTACCGCTAAGAACAACCCAGTTGGAGTAACCGCGCTGAGCGCATTTTTCAAAGGCATCGATTCTGAAGTTAGCTACAGCGGAGGCTTCGTGCCGCCAAGCCGAGGCTCGAAGCCACTCTGAAGTTCCACTTGCCGTAACAATGGAAGAGTTATTTGCCGAGCTGATTGCCGACAAAGCCAAAACACAAAAGACCAAAACAAGCTTTTTCATTTGCGACCCCGATTTCTGCGGAAAACACTTTTCTCCTCTATAGATAAATTAATGCGCCCAATCAATGGGCCTTGAGAAGATTGCCCTGTTTGCGGGACCTTGCCCGGCCCAAAAAGGGACATCTATTGAACACTAACCCATAGAAAACTCGCCCTTTTCTTAAAATCCAAGGGTCCTCGAAAACCCTTGGAAATAGGGCAACTGGGCCTTCCATCGCGAAGATCCGCCCCTGTTATTGAACACAAAAGTGTTCAAAAATTCCCCCAAAAGTCCTCCTAACCATTGACCCCGTATCTATCCAAGGAAAATGATTCTCCCATCACATGAACCGGGGGGTAAGCCATGTGCAACTTGTACGAGTACATGGACTATAGGCAGTACCTGCAGGATTACTGTAGGGCACGCAAACAAAGTCATCCAAATTTTACGATTCGTAGATTGTCTGAGGAAACCGGCTTCGGATCCACCTCTTATATCTCGATGGTGATAACGGGACAAAGAAACCTATCTCTTTCGGCAATTGCCAAACTCAACCACGGACTTAAGCACAAAAAGTCGCAAGCTCAGTACTTTGAATTCCTCGTCAGATACAATCAAACCAAAGAGCCTGAAGAAAGATCCCAGCTTTTGACTCAGCTCACCCGCTTGAGCAAGAGGAGTGGGGCCCCCAGCCGAACTCTCAAGCTCAATCAGTATCTGGTGTTTTCCAAATGGTACTTTTGGCTTATTCGCGAAATGATCCACCTGAAGGATTTTACCCTTTCCTCAACATGGATTTCCAAGCGAATCAGACAACGACTGAGTCAATCTGAGATTGAAAAGGCAGTTGATCTGCTTAGCCAGCTAGATTTAATTCGGGAAAAAGACGGCAGACTCTGGATTGATGACCCGAGCCTGGAAAGTGACTTCAATTTGCCGAGCTCTCTCATTAGGGACTTCCACTATCATATGATTACCCTTGCCCGCGAGGGTCTCCAGCTTCCCCGGGAAGCGAGACACTACGAAGCCCTGACGGTCGCAGTAAGTGAGACCGATATCCAGTACGTGAAGGAAAAGCTCTACGAATTTCGTGAATCCATTAACGAGTATTTGACCAAAAGCCTCAACGACAAAAGTCAGGTCTACCAACTGAATCTCAACTTTTTTCCGCTCACCCAGGGAGAAGAAAAATGAAAAACATCTTCGGCATTTTGATCCTAATTTTGACTCCGATAACTGCTTGGGCCGTCGGCGGCGCCGGAGGAAATGATTTTCTTCGCTACAAACATCCAGTACATGGTTACAGCATCCAATACCCGGTATCCTGGGAGCTGGTTGAGACCTCTAGCAGCGAAACCGAATTTAACAGCCTTCCCTCATCTCTTCCAACCCCTGATGGATCCTTCCTAAAAATCACTGTTGTCGATGGCTACCAAGGTTCTCCCGAGGAATATGGCAGGGACTTTCTATGTGGCACCTGCGATTGGCTCAGAGCTTCTGTAAACAACCTAGTTGGAGTCAATCACACCGGCCAATGGACGTCCGGACCCTACGGTCTCAGGCGTGAAATGTTGGCGGTTCTTCAATTTAGCGGAAAACTCCTAGTGCTAAAGGCAGAGGTCAGTACTTCGCGCGGAGGAGCCGGAATTGTATCACTCATGATTGAATCTCTAAAAGAAGACTCTCAGCTTGGAAAGCAAGAGAGCTCCATCGACTGGGCAAGAATTGACAGCCCCCAATCTACCGTGGGCGGGGCTGTACAAATTCGCCTCAAGGGAATCACTGATCTTGGAGGCTCCGGCAAGGTTGTCGGTCACTTTGCTGATCTCGACAGTAGAATGGAATTTCGATTGCGGGGCTCGCTTCAACCTTCTGGCCATCCCATGGAGTATACTGGTGGATTGCCCCTTGGATTGATTCCTGCTGGCACCTATAAACTGGTAAGCCTTCGTCTGGAATCAGAAGTCGGCACCTTCCATCCCCAGGGTGGCTACTGGGTTGAGGTTTTAGATCCCTCGCGCCGGAGTCTGCCGTTTGCCCTCTGGACGATCACAAACCCTTCAAAGGTCATCGAAGTCAGAGTCGGCGAAGTTGCCAAGATTCCATTCGCGACCAACTTTCAGGCCAATGACTTCATCAGCGAAGGGAGCTGGCCGTTGACCTGGGAGTCGCCTCAGAATTTCTCTGTCGAAATACCTATTCCCGAAACTCTCCCGGAAGGCGAATACAAAATTCAGATTGCTGGAATGGAGAGGATCTTCGTCAACTACAAGCTGTTTCAGTTTCCAGGCCTGATTGCAGAACCCTTTAATGGTCCCGTGGTTGTCGGCTACAGGGATCTTAAAATCAAAGTCGTTAACCCAAATCGCTTGGACTCCCCCTTGAAAATCGTCGGTATTTCAGGGCCACGGGCACAGGTTCGCTGCGGCGATGATGTGGAGTTGCAGGTTGAGTTTAACCATTCCCCCGACAAGGTTTCCGTTTTTCTCCCAGATTCAGCTAGAAACCTCCAATCGGGTCTAGCGGTACGGCTGCCCATTAAAACTCAAGTGGATGGGAATTTTCTCAGGCTATGGGCCGGTT
It contains:
- a CDS encoding DUF924 domain-containing protein encodes the protein MGEEFDLNLVLSFWFEELSPKQWWTKDPKLDDLIKNRFLQVHRAAAQKSLMGWRRSPVGRLAEVIVLDQFSRNMFRDTPEAFAYDILALECAKQAVEAKEDHLLPVGRRYFLYMPYMHSEDPKAHEEAVKLFSQPGLEGGLDYELKHKAIIDRFGRYPHRNQILGRESTPEEVDFLKGPNSSF
- a CDS encoding alkylphosphonate utilization protein, with translation MSELPNCPKCHSEYTYLDRELFVCPECGHEWSDQVVAEEVSEEKVVKDAHGNVLQDGDTVTVIKDLKVKGSSLVVKVGTKVKGIRLVDGDHDIDCKIKGIGDMQLKSQFVKKVTD
- a CDS encoding class I SAM-dependent methyltransferase; the protein is MSTDQKVAQNYQHGSLLAAIQAGIEKLGKTLETVTVEDLGPVDEFHIGGRVATDRLLKQLGVQKDSRVLDVGCGLGGAARYVAKTFNCQVSGVDLTEEYIATGNSLCSWVKLNNRVNLVHGNALDLPFEDNSFDRAYMLHVGMNIEDKEKLFTEINRVLKPGGVFGVYDVMQIQPGEMTYPVPWASEQEICKLASPRQYKEALKAAGFDVVTEANQKESAMEFFKNMRAKMEADGPPPLGLHTLMRASTPVRIQNMVQNIAAGTISPVEIISRALG
- a CDS encoding class I SAM-dependent methyltransferase produces the protein MEGHRHNPTGRFSDRVENYIKYRPGYPAEIIKLMQEEMGLETHHSIADVGSGTGIFSELLLKNGNRVYAIEPNQEMRMAAERLLHDYQNFHSISGSSEATGLESRSVEVVTAAQAFHWFEPEATGKEFSRILRPGGHIMFVWNDRKTEGEFAAAYEDLIVRHSTDYEQINHRNISAGESVTKFFGQAPSRATFANFQEFDFEGFKGRLVSSSYIPNQDHPGYPLMIKELKDLFDKHQTNGVVRIDYQTEVFWSQPD
- a CDS encoding 1-acyl-sn-glycerol-3-phosphate acyltransferase yields the protein MNPLIKLISAGFVFGIKGLSLVLYKTEDHWLTPKDQIDWEDLRLVIALNHTSLFEPLFISVIPNYRLWRAIERLVVPIADVTMKRPLVGRLFKYFVPNCIPITRKRDETWDQYLNRARDKNSLMFIFPEGRMKRIDGLDKHGNPMSVKGGVADILAELDGGKILIAYSGGLHHVQAPGQSVPKVFKRIKVAFEQLDVQEYKASLAADDAHDFRKKVIADLEDRMHQHCKEIES
- a CDS encoding cysteine hydrolase → MKRFKAYREILVMGFSLLMVLTIAVSTAIAGGEGTALVIIDMQPRFVTRNRNHGTDENQAKVDQIIDSQVVAIQKAKELGLPIVVVEYENYGDTNAALKKAIGDYKRVRYFQKDRDGMFDPRNSFRGPLMEHLKEQDIGTLLITGANGGACVKRSIRGALENDYQVIAYAEGIADFNFKEFIYPYKYKKDQIDVTCAKCTFREVSGADQLMRAIMGKGWIARPMIEGSGVGAKGSR
- a CDS encoding inorganic diphosphatase, producing MNPWHDVSLGSDIPHAFPAIIEVPKGSKNKYELDKETGLIRVDRVLFSSVQYPANYGFIPKTYCEDNDPLDVLVLGQEPVYPLTILTAKPIGLMKMSDQGESDDKIIAVHANDPEYAHYSSITELPPHRMAEVKRFFEDYKALEHKTVVVEEFLGATHAIKSLEAAIELYKKKFP
- a CDS encoding M23 family metallopeptidase — translated: MAPNVLNDGAMSVRRMRFLIFAVLWMLAQWSASAALRCRPAVAKPHIASTERVLHVVEAKNWWWGSKDSYFALVFNPSRPDQPLRVVEAKKREDLPRPGEADVAAFHSYLKANNLTILRSPLEGEAYVINGNKEHHHNNESGFGDFAWDLVKLDSRTKLSYRRSGRRNSDFVVWNKKVWSPVQGKVVEVVRNQPDNPAKLEGGEFTARQDGNYVGIHLGGNFYLYLLHFKRNSIPESVVVGSTINVGDYLGRVGNSGVSLVPHLHMSLYYFDKGTNRYWSVPGLFSRLGVKALSEESGEVRSDYVPSSGDLIFNPRPISEP
- a CDS encoding serine/threonine protein kinase; this encodes MSIGRMGKYQLFEVLGTGGMGEVYLARSQEAECISKLVALKKIRPDLTQNEKMKALFRSEALMAIRLDHSNIATVYELGVDRDTFYLVMEYVGGISLRDLMSRQMKGEIDLPPEVAIHLVLEIGKALSYAHRFVDPETQGAAPVVHQDVSPHNVLLNFEGEVKLIDFGVARMDATSQASTLSGVMGKVDYMSPEQAQGGIVDSTTDIFALGLLLWEMLSGKRYYEWDSLKTIHKKLLKGEPVKALDKKVVDHHKLNYILGKMLAPNSGSRYQTADAFLLELQEYYHTTHPKYSQAQLRRSLKKFFAQEHQAHLSRLQKHSYHTDEKLEKAG
- a CDS encoding TIGR02147 family protein; translated protein: MCNLYEYMDYRQYLQDYCRARKQSHPNFTIRRLSEETGFGSTSYISMVITGQRNLSLSAIAKLNHGLKHKKSQAQYFEFLVRYNQTKEPEERSQLLTQLTRLSKRSGAPSRTLKLNQYLVFSKWYFWLIREMIHLKDFTLSSTWISKRIRQRLSQSEIEKAVDLLSQLDLIREKDGRLWIDDPSLESDFNLPSSLIRDFHYHMITLAREGLQLPREARHYEALTVAVSETDIQYVKEKLYEFRESINEYLTKSLNDKSQVYQLNLNFFPLTQGEEK